Proteins from a single region of Macaca thibetana thibetana isolate TM-01 chromosome 4, ASM2454274v1, whole genome shotgun sequence:
- the ERVFRD-1 gene encoding syncytin-2: MGLLLLVLILTPLLAAYRHPDFPLLEKAQQLLQSTGSPYSTNCWLCTSSSTETPGTAYPASPREWTSIEAELHISYQWDPNLKGLMTPANSLLSTVKQDFPDIRQKPPIFGPIFTNINLMGKAPICVTAKRKNGTNVGTLPSTVCNVTFTVDPNQQTYQTYTHNQFRHQPRFPKPPNITFPQGTLLDKSTQFCQGRPSSCRTRNFWFRPADYNQCLQIPNLSSPAEWVLLDQTRNSLFWENKTKGANQSQTPCIQVLAGMTIATSYLGISAVSEFFGTSLTPLFHFHISTCLKTQGAFYICGQSIHQCLPTNWTGTCTIGYVTPDIFIAPGNLSLPIPIYGNSQLPRVRRAIHFIPLLAGLGILAGTGTGIAGITKASFTYSQLSKEIAKNIDTMAKTLTTVQEQIDSLAAVVLQNRRGLDMLTAAQGGICLALDEKCCFWVNQSGKVQDNIRQLLNQASSLRERATQGWLNWEGTWKWFSWVLPFIGPLVSLLLLLLFGPCLLNLITQFVSSRLQAIKLQTNGAGCRPRNIQESPF; this comes from the coding sequence ATGGGCCTGCTCCTGCTGGTTCTCATTCTCACTCCTTTACTAGCAGCCTACCGCCATCCTGATTTCCCGTTATTGGAAAAAGCTCAGCAACTGCTCCAAAGTACAGGATCCCCTTACTCCACCAATTGCTGGTTATGTACTAGCTCTTCCACTGAAACGCCAGGGACAGCTTATCCAGCCTCGCCCAGAGAATGGACAAGCATAGAGGCGGAATTACATATTTCCTATCAATGGGACCCTAATCTGAAAGGATTGATGACGCCTGCAAACAGCCTTCTTTCAACAGTAAAGCAAGATTTCCCTGATATCCGCCAGAAACCTCCCATTTTCGGACCCATCTTTACGAATATCAACTTAATGGGAAAAGCCCCTATTTGTGTTACagccaaaaggaaaaatggaacaaATGTAGGCACTCTTCCAAGTACAGTCTGTAATGTTACTTTCACTGTAGATCCTAACCAACAGACTTATCAAACATACACCCACAACCAATTCCGCCATCAACCAAGATTCCCCAAACCTCCAAATATTACTTTTCCTCAGGGAACTTTGCTAGATAAATCCACCCAGTTTTGCCAGGGACGCCCAAGCTCATGTAGAACTCGAAATTTCTGGTTTCGGCCTGCTGATTACAATCAATGTCTGCAAATTCCCAACCTCAGCTCTCCAGCAGAATGGGTTCTATTGGACCAAACtcgaaattctcttttttgggaaaataaaaccaagggAGCTAACCAGAGCCAAACACCCTGCATCCAAGTCTTAGCAGGCATGACTATAGCCACCAGCTACCTGGGCATATCAGCAGTCTCAGAATTTTTTGGAACCTCCCTCACCCCCTTATTTCATTTCCATATCTCTACATGCCTTAAAACTCAAGGAGCCTTTTATATTTGTGGCCAGTCGATTCACCAATGCCTCCCCACTAACTGGACTGGAACTTGTACCATAGGCTATGTAACCCCTGACATCTTCATAGCCCCTGGCAATCTCTCTCTTCCAATACCAATCTATGGGAATTCCCAGCTGCCCAGGGTGAGGAGGGCAATCCATTTCATTCCCCTTCTCGCGGGACTCGGCATTCTAGCCGGTACGGGAACCGGAATTGCTGGAATCACAAAAGCTTCCTTCACCTACAGCCAGCTCTCAAAGGAAATAGCCAAGAACATTGACACCATGGCTAAAACCTTAACGACCGTGCAAGAACAAATCGACTCTTTAGCAGCCGTAGTCCTCCAAAATCGCCGAGGACTAGACATGTTAACGGCAGCACAGGGAGGAATTTGTTTGGCCTTAGATGAAAAATGTTGCTTTTGGGTGAATCAATCAGGAAAAGTACAAGACAACATCAGACAACTCCTAAATCAAGCCTCCAGTTTACGGGAACGAGCCACTCAGGGTTGGTTAAATTGGGAAGGAACTTGGAAATGGTTCTCTTGGGTTCTTCCCTTTATAGGCCCACTTGTTAGTCTCCTACTTTTGCTCCTTTTTGGCCCATGTCTCCTAAATCTAATAACTCAATTTGTCTCCTCTCGTCTTCAGGCCATAAAGCTTCAGACAAACGGTGCGGGATGCCGTCCTCGCAATATTCAAGAGTCACCCTTCTAA